From the Quercus lobata isolate SW786 chromosome 6, ValleyOak3.0 Primary Assembly, whole genome shotgun sequence genome, one window contains:
- the LOC115995118 gene encoding uncharacterized protein LOC115995118 isoform X1 yields the protein MMCPNPNPNPNPNPPKRKKWSEPEEKTLMVKYGEMVCDGSLGKMKTREKKFRPIACYVNSVHHARDPIAFPWFWTWKDVSTKVQNMRHQYLLVKQKIKKPDSEDDFDWLEGLTHWSNFLRYKEVFGDVPIANANGNGTTSTSNDLVTEPELEPEPETGFIGRRMNMMEFGQMGNEGDGDFSVAVAVAEINGVDENGVMGLGFDYEGEEAEENYNGNDRMRKGRDDGFVYEEVEMNGSNSKRKKKTNKKKKQQQKKKKRKVLMGLENNAWGFLGNQLGKLRELEAHFEQREVERQCERQRRESARVEIEKEWEQKWEERETEREEHEKAREKLRKQIVRDWEVMGNDIEERERRRREEELFHVREQQERINRRRSEWKTRIDEMLSQHRAEMDQIQTRILHEQQNLTSQVLGIVSQWTTHPTGLSDHTSASNHYLSQMMQNLHHVNGMVHGDARVEGDNQDDQFIVDG from the coding sequence ATGATGTGTCCAAATCCTAATCCTAATCCTAATCCTAATCCTccgaaaagaaagaaatggagTGAGCCAGAAGAGAAAACCCTAATGGTAAAGTATGGAGAGATGGTGTGCGATGGGAGCCTGGGCAAGATGAAAACCCGTGAGAAGAAATTCAGACCCATTGCTTGTTATGTCAATTCGGTCCACCATGCCCGCGACCCTATTGCCTTCCCTTGGTTTTGGACTTGGAAGGATGTGTCCACCAAGGTCCAGAACATGAGGCACCAGTACTTGCTTGTTAAGCAAAAGATCAAGAAGCCCGACTCTGAAGATGATTTTGATTGGCTTGAGGGCCTTACCCATTGGTCCAATTTTTTGAGGTATAAGGAGGTTTTTGGGGATGTTCCCATTGCCAACGCCAATGGTAATGGTACTACTAGTACTAGTAATGATTTGGTGACTGAGCCTGAGCTTGAGCCTGAGCCTGAGACTGGTTTCATTGGGAGGCGGATGAATATGATGGAGTTTGGCCAAATGGGTAATGAGGGGGATGGGGATTTTTCAGTcgctgtggctgtggctgagATTAATGGCGTTGATGAGAATGGGGTGATGGGTTTGGGCTTTGACTATGAGGGGGAGGAAGCCGAGGAGAATTACAATGGAAATGATCGGATGAGGAAGGGGAGGGATGATGGTTTTGTGTATGAAGAAGTGGAAATGAATGGGTCTAATTctaagaggaagaagaaaacaaacaagaagaagaagcagcagcagaagaagaagaagaggaaagtgTTGATGGGGTTGGAGAATAACGCTTGGGGATTTCTTGGGAACCAATTGGGGAAGTTGAGGGAATTGGAGGCTCACTTTGAGCAGCGTGAGGTGGAGAGACAGTGTGAGAGACAGAGGAGGGAGAGTGCTCGTGTGGAGATCGAAAAAGAATGGGAACAGAAATGGGAAGAGAGGGAGACAGAGAGGGAGGAGCATGAGAAGGCTAGAGAGAAGTTGAGAAAGCAGATAGTTCGAGACTGGGAAGTTATGGGAAATGATATTGAGGAgagggaaagaagaagaagagaagaagagttaTTTCACGTGAGGGAACAGCAAGAGAGGATAAATAGGAGAAGATCAGAGTGGAAGACGAGGATTGATGAGATGCTGAGTCAGCATCGGGCAGAAATGGATCAGATTCAGACCCGAATTCTCCATGAGCAACAAAACCTTACTAGCCAGGTTCTTGGGATTGTCTCTCAATGGACTACTCATCCAACTGGGCTTTCTGATCATACTAGTGCTAGCAACCACTATCTTTCACAAATGATGCAGAATTTGCACCATGTGAATGGTATGGTTCATGGAGATGCTAGGGTTGAGGGAGACAATCAGGATGACCAATTCATTGTTGACGGGTAA
- the LOC115995118 gene encoding uncharacterized protein LOC115995118 isoform X2, producing the protein MVKYGEMVCDGSLGKMKTREKKFRPIACYVNSVHHARDPIAFPWFWTWKDVSTKVQNMRHQYLLVKQKIKKPDSEDDFDWLEGLTHWSNFLRYKEVFGDVPIANANGNGTTSTSNDLVTEPELEPEPETGFIGRRMNMMEFGQMGNEGDGDFSVAVAVAEINGVDENGVMGLGFDYEGEEAEENYNGNDRMRKGRDDGFVYEEVEMNGSNSKRKKKTNKKKKQQQKKKKRKVLMGLENNAWGFLGNQLGKLRELEAHFEQREVERQCERQRRESARVEIEKEWEQKWEERETEREEHEKAREKLRKQIVRDWEVMGNDIEERERRRREEELFHVREQQERINRRRSEWKTRIDEMLSQHRAEMDQIQTRILHEQQNLTSQVLGIVSQWTTHPTGLSDHTSASNHYLSQMMQNLHHVNGMVHGDARVEGDNQDDQFIVDG; encoded by the coding sequence ATGGTAAAGTATGGAGAGATGGTGTGCGATGGGAGCCTGGGCAAGATGAAAACCCGTGAGAAGAAATTCAGACCCATTGCTTGTTATGTCAATTCGGTCCACCATGCCCGCGACCCTATTGCCTTCCCTTGGTTTTGGACTTGGAAGGATGTGTCCACCAAGGTCCAGAACATGAGGCACCAGTACTTGCTTGTTAAGCAAAAGATCAAGAAGCCCGACTCTGAAGATGATTTTGATTGGCTTGAGGGCCTTACCCATTGGTCCAATTTTTTGAGGTATAAGGAGGTTTTTGGGGATGTTCCCATTGCCAACGCCAATGGTAATGGTACTACTAGTACTAGTAATGATTTGGTGACTGAGCCTGAGCTTGAGCCTGAGCCTGAGACTGGTTTCATTGGGAGGCGGATGAATATGATGGAGTTTGGCCAAATGGGTAATGAGGGGGATGGGGATTTTTCAGTcgctgtggctgtggctgagATTAATGGCGTTGATGAGAATGGGGTGATGGGTTTGGGCTTTGACTATGAGGGGGAGGAAGCCGAGGAGAATTACAATGGAAATGATCGGATGAGGAAGGGGAGGGATGATGGTTTTGTGTATGAAGAAGTGGAAATGAATGGGTCTAATTctaagaggaagaagaaaacaaacaagaagaagaagcagcagcagaagaagaagaagaggaaagtgTTGATGGGGTTGGAGAATAACGCTTGGGGATTTCTTGGGAACCAATTGGGGAAGTTGAGGGAATTGGAGGCTCACTTTGAGCAGCGTGAGGTGGAGAGACAGTGTGAGAGACAGAGGAGGGAGAGTGCTCGTGTGGAGATCGAAAAAGAATGGGAACAGAAATGGGAAGAGAGGGAGACAGAGAGGGAGGAGCATGAGAAGGCTAGAGAGAAGTTGAGAAAGCAGATAGTTCGAGACTGGGAAGTTATGGGAAATGATATTGAGGAgagggaaagaagaagaagagaagaagagttaTTTCACGTGAGGGAACAGCAAGAGAGGATAAATAGGAGAAGATCAGAGTGGAAGACGAGGATTGATGAGATGCTGAGTCAGCATCGGGCAGAAATGGATCAGATTCAGACCCGAATTCTCCATGAGCAACAAAACCTTACTAGCCAGGTTCTTGGGATTGTCTCTCAATGGACTACTCATCCAACTGGGCTTTCTGATCATACTAGTGCTAGCAACCACTATCTTTCACAAATGATGCAGAATTTGCACCATGTGAATGGTATGGTTCATGGAGATGCTAGGGTTGAGGGAGACAATCAGGATGACCAATTCATTGTTGACGGGTAA